TTTACATGTACGGATAATCTCTCTGCATAATCTTTTGCGGATCGCAACTGCAGCTGCTGATTGCGTGAATTTATAGGAAATTGGCGTTCCAGTAATTCAATAAAAAGAGATGATACCCGTTCCAGAGATTTATTCGGTATATACGAGGTAGTTGACGGTTGTAGCTTTTGTCCGAAATGAATTAATTCTAACATGTAATTCCGAATCAGATCATATTTGTAAGGATAATAGGACCCAATTTCCGCTTGCATTTTTTTGAATATTAATTCAACACCGTCAGCTTCATCATCAGATAAGAAAAAAACGGGATAACCGCCGGGCTTAAAAATGGGTAAGCTATCTAAACCTACGTTATTCCTGTTTGAGTTTAAAAAATCGCTTGTAAAAACGCAGAAATAACCTTCCTGATTCAAATCCTTCGGGCACCAACTGTAAGGGATTTTGGGACTCGCAAATAATAGCGCCTTATGCTCAATGTCAATAACCTTATCTGCGTATTCGGTCCTTACGCGTCCATTAATAAGATTAATCTTATAGTAAGTCCGCTTGTCGTAAGGTCTGATTGGTTTTTTCTTGGTTCTTTGCATTAATTCCTTTACAGAAAAGACGTTGAAATGACCAATGTCTTTATTAATATCAGCGGGCAAGATTTCGTGCATGCCAAGACTCGTATCTTTTTCAATTGTTTTATATAAATCCTCAAGATTTTCCATCGGCTAAAATTTCCATATTTAAAGATAGTAGTTATGGTTTGTATTCCCGAAAGCAGTTCGGTAACCAGGTGTTTTTTACATTCAAATAGACATTGGTATTGAATTATTACCCACCTGATAGTATCATCAGTACCACCCCAAATTCGCAGGAACCACAGCGGGAAGAATCATTGTTTTAAATTTCAAGCAAAATGGTTTGAAATTTATAAATTTTGGTGTGAATCCTCTTAACACTCCAATGTCCGGCTGGTGTAGTTTTGCTTCAAGAAATAGCATAAAATAATGAACACGATATTAGTTAATTCCACTTTAGGTAAAGTGGAGCACATTGAGGAGATTTTACCAAGAGAGTTTGCCGTAGTGACCAAATGGAAAGAAGAAGGCATTTTAGCACATCTTTTTATTAAGGAAGCCGCGGGTGGAGCGGTATTGGTTTTTAACGAAACTGATCTGGCCAAAGTACAAGCGCTGGTCTCTCAATTGCCACTGTTCCCTCATTTTGAAAAAACCGAATACACACTTTTAGAAAAACAATTCTAAATCATGAAAAAAGTATTATTCGTTGTTACGAGTTGTAACGAAAAAGGGGATACAAAAATTCCGACAGGATATAATTTGGCCGAGGTTACCCACCCATTGGCTGTGTTGGAAGAAGATGGTGTCCATGTAGATATAGCGTCTATTAAAGGTGGGAATGCGCCATTGGATGGACTGGAAGATTTTAATGATCCGATCATAGCCAAGTATTGGGCAGACCCGGCTTTTCACAACAGGATAGAAAACACACTTAAACTTGAGGCTGTGGAGACCAAAGCTTATGATGCCATATTCTTTGCCGGTGGGCACGGCACGATGTGGGACTTCCCGGAAACGCCGGCAGTACAGAACGCGATTCGGGAGATTTACGAAGCAGGTAAGATCGTTTCTGCTGTTTGTCATGGCCCCGCTGCACTGGTTAATGCGAAATTGAGCGATGGCAGCTACCTGATCGATGGTAAAAAGCTGGCCGCATTTACCAATGACGAAGAGGAGGAAGTGCAATCTACCAACATCGTTCCTTTTCTGTTGGCTGACGCCCTGGAATCCCACGGTGCATTATACCAGTATGCACCAAATTGGAATAATAATACCGTTGTTGATGGCCGCCTGATCACGGGGCAAAATCCGCAATCGGCCTCGGGTGTAGGAAAGGCGCTATTAGCTGCTTTGAACCAATAGACATAGCAATGAAACGCATATCCATTATTTATTTCACGGGTTCGGGCAGCACGGCCAAATTCGCGGAAGCGGTCGCCAGGGGTGCGGCATCGGTTTCGGGTGCAGATGTAAAATTAGTTGCTATCGATAGTGCCGACATTGTGAATGGCCGCTACACCAACAACCAGGTAATTGATGATCTGGACGAAAGCAGTGCCATCATTTTTGGAACGCCTACTTATATGGGCGGATGCGCAGCTCAATTCAAAGCTTTTGCCGATGCGACCGTCGCAAGCTGGTATCAGCAGAAATGGCGAAATAAAATTGCAGCTGGTTTCACCGTATCGGGCACGCCCAGCGGTGACAAATTGAGCACCCTGCAATACCTGCAGACGCTGGCTATGCAGCACGGTATGATCTGGATCGGTTCGGGCGAACTGCCTATGCAGCCTAACGGCATAAATCGTCTCGGAACCTGGCTCGGTGGTATGGCTCAATCTGTCCACGATGATACGAACCTGATCCATGCCGAAGATTTACGTTCAGGAGAGTTATTTGGAGAACGGGTAGCCGCATTTACAATCGGAAATAATTAGATCATACGCTAAAAATACAGAACCTGACATTATGAAAAAGCCCACTTCATTTAAAAACAAAGACCTGAAACTTGCAGCTGAACTGCATCTTCCGGATAATTTCACTGAGAGCCAAAAATACCCGGCCATCGTCTGCATTCACCCGGCTGGCGGAGTTAAGGAACAAACTATCGGGCTATATGCCTCGCGGTTGGCCGATTGTGGATTTGTAGTATTGACCTTTGACGCTTCGTACCAGGGCGCCAGCGAAGGTGAACCGCGGTATTTAGAGGAGCCGACAGCAAGAGTGGAGGACGCCCGCGCCGGCGCTGATTATTTATCGACCCTTTCTTATATTGATATGAATCGCGTGGGGGTATTCGGGATTTGTGCCGGTGGCGGCTACGCCATTAGTGTTGCACAAACTGAACATCGTTTTAAAGCAGTAGCAACAGTCAGCGCTGCCCCCATGGGCGAAGGGTTCCGGAATTTTCTTGGGATTGAAACACCGATACCCACGTTGTTGGATATGCTGAAAAAAACGGGTGAGCAACGGAGTGCCGAGGCTAACGGCGCAGAACCCCTTTACATGCATTGGGTACCGGAGACAAAAGAAGTGATTAATGAAAACACGCCCGACCTATGGCGGGAAGGACACGATTACTATAAAACCCCTCGCGGACAGCATGCAAATTCAGTGAATAAATATCTGTTCAGCAGCACAGACCGGATGATTGCCTTTTCCGCCTTCGATCAAATAAGCACACTTCTTACGCAACCCATGCTTTTAATAGCCGGAAGTAAGGCCGATACCAAGCTTTTCAGTGACCAGGCCTATAAACTTGCCAAGGGACAGAAGGAATTATTCGTAGTTGATGGGGCAACACATATTTCAATGTACGATACACCGGAGTACGTGGATCAGGCGATTGGAAAGCTGAATGAATTTTATGACCAGTACTTGTAAATACACGCCTCGGTAAAATCTAAAAATACGAAGCCCTGAAGAAAATTTTATTATAGAGTACATACCGTGTAAGTAATTGTGCTTTTAATAAAGGATTTAATACAAATCCTTTATTAAAAGCACTTGTATTTAACATCTTTTTTAATAGGAACTGTCGTTAATGCGCACAATGACTGTCAATGATAATATAAAAAATAAAGAACTTACCAAGCGCAAACTAGTAATTGCCGTCGGGGAAATACTTAAATCTGAGGGCTATAAAGGATTGGGAGTCAATCGCATCGCCAAACAAGCCGGCGTTAACAAGAAATTAATTTACAGATATTTTGGTAATGTTAATTATCTTATTGAAACCTATGTTATTGAAAACGATTACTGGTTAACCTTTTCCAAAAAACTCCTTGAACAGGTAAAGAAGGAAGCGCCGCCCACTACGCAGACTTTTATCGCGAATCTGCTAAAGAACCAGTTCAATTATTTCCTTAATGAAAAAGAGATGCAGAGGTTAATTTTATGGGAAATATCTACCAGCAGTGCATTAATGAAAAGCATCCACAATGCCCGCGAGGCGGCCGGGCAAGGTCTGTTGGAAATGACAGATGAACATTTTAAAGACAAACGGGTAAATTTCCGGGCTATAGCAGCGCTACTGGTGGGTGGAATTTATTATATAGTATTGCATATTCAATCCAACGGCGGTCAATTCTGTGACCTCGATATCAGTTCTCAAAGTGCGCAGACGGAGGTTATGCGTGCGATCGACCAGATTGTTGGCTGGGCATTTGAAAAAGCCTGATGAAAAGCCATGTCCTCAAGATCTATTCTTAACGGTTTTTTGAATCCCTCTGCACACCTCTTTTATGCGGCACCCCACCCTTATTAGTCTGCTTCACGCAGTTTAGTTACACTCAAACTACGAGTTACAGACGCCTGCCTGGTGAAAAATAATTTTGTTATAATTAAATAATACAACGTCCGCTCAGGTTGTCATTTTATCATTTCGGTTAATCGCAATTTTGAAGCCCGATAAATCAGAATGTTATGGATACAACAACACAAGAACGGGCAAAGATGTCCGCTATGGTTCCCAACCGGAACCAAATACTCACACTCGGTGACCTCGTAGAATTTAAGGAAGATATGCTGCAGGAGGTTAAGCGTATCATGAAAGAATGCGTTAGCGGTGCGCCCGGCAAAAAGTGGCTCAAGTCCGCTGAGGTGAAAAAGCTCCTAGGGATTTCTCACGGCTTCCTGCAATCATTAAGGGATAGCGGTGTGCTGCCTTTCACTAAGATCGGCGGCTCCATTTATTACGATTATGAGGATATCACCTTTATGATGTCGGCCAACAAAAGCGCCTGAGTGACCACCAGCCGGTTCTGCAAATAGCAGACCGGCTTTTAAATTCAATACGATGTTATTTAAACGTAAAGCAAAAAGGATACCTGCTGAACGCAGAACCGTTCCACAGCCGGAAGGGATCACTCAAAAAGGTTTCGGCACAGAGATGCCGCCGCAAAAATGCCTGGTCGATATCTATTTCGATCAGAAAGGTTTTCCGGGACAGGCCGGCGCATTCTATGATTTCTATGAAATGGCCCAATGGTGTAGTCCGAAGGGTACGCCCTACCGCAACTGGAAGTTGCTGGCCGGAGATTGGATCTTTAGCTATGAACAGGAACAAAAACTAAGGAAGCGTCTGCGGGAGAACATGTTAGCCGGCACCGTCCGACCTTCTATTTAACTGTCATTCTATAATTACAAAAATCAACAATTATATAAATCTATCAGCATGGCAAAGATCATCACCATAGCCCACCAAAAAGGTGGCGTAGGCAAAAGCACATTAGCGATTAACCTGGCTTTATGTTTTCAGGATCAGTTATCGGTGGCGCTTGTGGATACCGACCTTCAGGGAAGTTTATACCAGATGCGCGCAGACTTCCCGGACCTGGCGATCATCGGCGCAGATCAGTTTACCGATATTCAGAAACTGGCCTATGACCTGGTTATTGTCGATACACCGCCTTACCTGTCCAATCGTTTACCTGAGCTATTTCGTCATTCTGATTTTATCCTGGTGCCTACCAAAGCAGGATTTTTTGATGTGATGGCGATCCGCTCGACCATTGCCCTGATCAGCGAGGCTATAGCCGCCACGCCGGGCGTCAGGGCCGGTATTGTGCTCAATATGATCAAACCACGTTCAGGTATTACCCAGGACGTATGCGGCTTACTCGAAAGCATGGACGTGCAATTATTGAAAACGGTTATCCATGACCGGGTGAGTATCGCGCGCTCAACCATGACCTCCGGGATTTTGCAGAGCAGTGACCGGAAAGCGAAAGCTGAGATCACCGCGCTGGCGGAAGAAGTTGTGGAATTGATCAGCGCTTAACGCCACCTTTTTATTTAGCTGTCATGCTATAATTATAAAGACCTGCATTTATAACATTTTAGCTTTCTATCTATATAGCAATCTAAAAAGGTAGAAACCTATACTTCTACAACTCTATAGGTGATAGATATCCTATAGAATCCTATAAGTAGAGAACCCGACGCGATGGAAAACTATAAAAATAAATTAGGCGGCCTGGCGGTCAAATTGAAACAGGAAAAGCCGAGAACGCCTATCCAGGAAGTCCAGCCTGTAAAGACGATAGCGAATGTTAAGGTGGCCGAGGTACAGTTTAATAACTGGATACCCAAGAGCCTGTTAAAGCGGATCAAAACATATGGTGTGGAGCATGACCTCTCATTAAAAGATATCAATATCCGTGCACTTGAGCTTTATCTCAGCCATAAGGCGAAGCCGGAAGAAACAACAAAAGATGCCCTATAAAGACTGACAGCAGGATAAAACTGCCCGCTTCGCAGCAGTTAGCAAGATGTACAATTGTGTCACAATTGAATCTTGCCCCGGCCTCCGCAGTCGGCCACGGTCCAGGCAAAAAGCCTCCGGAGTCGGCTTTTTAAAACAGGAAACAATGGATAAACAGGAAGATAAACGCATCCGCTGGAAGAACCTGCGGTTTAAACCGGAAGAGTACCAATTGCTCGAAACACGGTTCAAAAAGACGCGCTTCCGCAAGTTAAGCGAATATATGCGCAGCGTGCTTTTGGAAAAACCCGTCACCGTCAATTACCGGGACAAAGCGATGGATGAGGTGCTGGAAGAACTCGTCCTGCTGCGGCGCGAACTGAATGCGATCGGTAATAACCTGAACCAGGCTGTTTACCAGATCAATGCGGCGCACGGCAATGCGGACGGACGGCTATGGGCCGGCCTGCTCCATACCATTCATAGCCAGGTCGAGCCGGCCATCAATCAGATCAAAGAAAGAATGAACCAATACGCGGATCTATGGTCGCAAAAATTAAAAGCGGTAAAAGCCTGATGGGTGCGCTGAACTATAACGAGAACAAAGTAAAACAGCATAAAGCCGAACTGATCGATGCGGCGGGCTATATCAAAGACCCGGCCGACCTCAGCTTCTATGATAAACTCCTGCGGCTGACCGATCTCGCTGAAAGAAATGAACGTACTAAAACCAACACCGTACATATCTCGCTGAACTTCGCTAATGGTGAAGCGCTGCCCGCGGGAAAGCTGCAGGCGATTGCCAGAGATTATATGCAGGGGATCGGCTTTGAAAACCAGCCCTATTTGGTTTACCGGCACATGGATGCCGGGCACCCGCATTGTCATATCGTGACCACCAATATCAAAAGCGACGGCCACCGCATCAGCCTGCATTACCTGGGACAGAACGAATCGGAAAAAACGCGCAGGGCCATCGAGGTCAAATATGAGCTGATCCGGGCCGAAGAGCAGGCCAAACCAAAGCCTGATCTGAAAGCTGATGTTTCAGCTGCCGAATATGGCAAAACTGAAACCAAACGTACGATCACCAATATCCTGGCTTACGTCTTAAGGGCTTATAAGTTCACCAGTGTTCCCGAACTCAATGCCGTTCTCGGGCAATATAACATCCAGGCAGGTCGGGGCAGCAAAGATTCCCGCATGTATGCGCATGCAGGATTAGTTTATTGGATACTGGATAAACAGGGCAACAAAATCGGTGTGCCGGTCAAAGCCAGCACGATCTATGGTAAACCGACGCTGAAAACACTGGAGGAAAAATTCAGGCTCAACGCGCAACTGCGCAAGCCCTTTAAAGACGACCTCATCAAGATACTGGCAACGACATTAACTAAACCGCTGATTCAGCGTGATTTTCAAAAAGCGTTGCGGGAACAAGGTGTTCAGTGTATACTTCGTAAAAATGAGGAAGGGCGTATCTACGGCGTAACTTTTATCGACCAGAAAAACAAGGCGGTATTCAACGGCAGCGATTTAGGTAAGGCGTATAGTGCCAATCAACTCAGCGCACTATTATTACCCGATTCCGTTAAACCTAAATTCCCATATCAACATGAAGCTCAGCAGAGCAATGAGTCCAGCCAGACATCCGCAGGCGACGAACTGATCGATGTGTTGTTTGCCGCTGAGCGCGAAGACCTGGCGGCGCTAAATAAATTCAAACGCAAAAAACGTAAAGGACTTAATCTCTAAAACTATGCAAACCGGAGAAAACGAACAGGCATTGCGCAAGATCATTGATTTTACCAGGCTACTAAGCATCGCCATACTGATCATTCATTTTTACCTATCCTGTTATTCAGCATTTCAGGAACTGAAATTAACGCATAAGGTCGTCGACCATATCCTGGTGCCGCTATCCAAAATGGCCGTATTCAAAACAGCATTTATTGCCAAAGCTAGCGCGTTGTTATTGCTCATAGTATCGCTGGTCGGCAGCAAAGGCAAGCGTGATGAAAAAATCAGGCCCAAAACTATTGTTACCTATTGCCTGACCGGCTTGCTTATTTATTTTTTCAGCAGCTATCTACTCCGCTGGCCATGGCTTTATATCGGAGCCACCGCATTTGGTTACCTCTTATTTATGACGGGCGGCGGGTTATTGTTCCGGATGCTAAAAGTCAAATTGGGCGGGGATATTTTCAATAAGGAGAACGAAACGTTCCCACAGGAAGAAAGGCTGCTCGAAAACGAGTACTCCATCAATCTGCCGGCCAAATACAAATTGAAAAGCAAAGAGCGGGACAGTTGGATCAATATCATTAACCCGTTCAGGGGTACATTGGTCGGCGGCAGCCCTGGTGCCGGTAAATCCTATTTCGTGATCCGGCACCTCATCACCCAGCATATCAAAAAGGGCTTTAGTATGCTGATCTATGACTTTAAGTATGATGATTTGTCCCGCATCGCTTATAACGCGTTACGCCAACACGGTGGCCGCTCATTTTATGTGATTAACTTTGAAAATATCATGCACCGCAGCAATCCCCTGGAACCGGATACCATGCTGGATATTACGGATGCCATAGAGTCCAGCCGGACGGTCATGCTGGGTTTGAACCGGGAATGGATCAAGAAGCAGGGTGACTTTTTTGTCGAATCACCGATCAATTTCGTTACGGCGCTGATGTGGTTCCTTAAAAAATACCAGGGCGGTAAATATTGCACTTTACCGCACGTCATTGAGTTATCCTTAGTAGAATACAAACACTTGTTCGGAGTGCTACAGAGCCAACCCGAAATAGAAGTATTGATCAATCCCTTTATCTCGGCCTGGAAGAATGAAGCTTACGAGCAGTTGGAGGGACAGATCGCCAGCGCCAAGATCAGTTTGGCCCGGCTATCATCACCGCAATTGTATTATGTGCTTAGCGGTAATGATTTTTCGTTGGACATTAATAATCCGGACGACCCGAAGATCGTTTGTCTGGCGAACAACCCGCAGAAATCGCAGGTCTATGGCGCGGTATTGTCGCTGTACATTAACCGAATCAATAAACTCGTGAATAGAAAAAATCAGCAGAAATGCAGCCTGATCTTCGATGAGTTCCCGACCATCTATTTCAACGGTATCGATAACCTGATCGCGACTGCAAGGTCAAATAAAGTGGCGGTGACTTTGGCGGTACAAGATTATAGCCAGCTCAAAAAAGACTACGGCCGCGAACAAGCAGAGGTCATCATGAATATTGTCGGCAATATTGTTTGCGGCCAAGTCACCGGTGATACCGCCAAACAACTTTCGGAAAGATTTGGCAAGATCAACCAGGTTAAAGAAAGTATCTCCATTAATGCCACAGACACTTCGGTGAGCCGGTCGACGCAATTAGATTATGCCATCCCCGCTTCCAAAATAGCAGGTTTATCGTCGGGTGAATTTGTCGGCATGGTCGCTGATGACCCCACCAACAAGATCGACCTCAAAGCCTTTCATTGTCAGATCCAAAATGACCACGAAGCCATTTCGCTGGAGGAACGCACCTACCGGGCCATCCCTGACGCCAGAAAGATTTCCAATACCGAGATCCAAATGAATTATCAACGGATCAAAGGAGATATTAAAGAACTGGTCGAGCAACTCGCCAATATGCATAGCTAAGGCTGCTCAGTTACCAGGTCACCAATGCTGATGTGGAACAGCCCGCAGATCTCGGTCAATGTTTCCAGGGTCAGGTCGCGGGTATCGGACAACCAGGCCAGCAGTTCGTTCATTTCCACCCGTATACGGTCGCCGAATTGCAAACGGTTCAAGCCGGTTTCAGC
The genomic region above belongs to Mucilaginibacter sp. KACC 22773 and contains:
- a CDS encoding helix-turn-helix domain-containing protein yields the protein MENLEDLYKTIEKDTSLGMHEILPADINKDIGHFNVFSVKELMQRTKKKPIRPYDKRTYYKINLINGRVRTEYADKVIDIEHKALLFASPKIPYSWCPKDLNQEGYFCVFTSDFLNSNRNNVGLDSLPIFKPGGYPVFFLSDDEADGVELIFKKMQAEIGSYYPYKYDLIRNYMLELIHFGQKLQPSTTSYIPNKSLERVSSLFIELLERQFPINSRNQQLQLRSAKDYAERLSVHVNYLNKALKENTGKTTTEVIGNRVVQEAKMLLKQTDWSVSEIAHCLGFEEISYFSGFFKKQALLTPLQFRS
- a CDS encoding type 1 glutamine amidotransferase domain-containing protein, producing MKKVLFVVTSCNEKGDTKIPTGYNLAEVTHPLAVLEEDGVHVDIASIKGGNAPLDGLEDFNDPIIAKYWADPAFHNRIENTLKLEAVETKAYDAIFFAGGHGTMWDFPETPAVQNAIREIYEAGKIVSAVCHGPAALVNAKLSDGSYLIDGKKLAAFTNDEEEEVQSTNIVPFLLADALESHGALYQYAPNWNNNTVVDGRLITGQNPQSASGVGKALLAALNQ
- a CDS encoding flavodoxin family protein, translated to MKRISIIYFTGSGSTAKFAEAVARGAASVSGADVKLVAIDSADIVNGRYTNNQVIDDLDESSAIIFGTPTYMGGCAAQFKAFADATVASWYQQKWRNKIAAGFTVSGTPSGDKLSTLQYLQTLAMQHGMIWIGSGELPMQPNGINRLGTWLGGMAQSVHDDTNLIHAEDLRSGELFGERVAAFTIGNN
- a CDS encoding alpha/beta hydrolase, with protein sequence MKKPTSFKNKDLKLAAELHLPDNFTESQKYPAIVCIHPAGGVKEQTIGLYASRLADCGFVVLTFDASYQGASEGEPRYLEEPTARVEDARAGADYLSTLSYIDMNRVGVFGICAGGGYAISVAQTEHRFKAVATVSAAPMGEGFRNFLGIETPIPTLLDMLKKTGEQRSAEANGAEPLYMHWVPETKEVINENTPDLWREGHDYYKTPRGQHANSVNKYLFSSTDRMIAFSAFDQISTLLTQPMLLIAGSKADTKLFSDQAYKLAKGQKELFVVDGATHISMYDTPEYVDQAIGKLNEFYDQYL
- a CDS encoding TetR/AcrR family transcriptional regulator, which encodes MTVNDNIKNKELTKRKLVIAVGEILKSEGYKGLGVNRIAKQAGVNKKLIYRYFGNVNYLIETYVIENDYWLTFSKKLLEQVKKEAPPTTQTFIANLLKNQFNYFLNEKEMQRLILWEISTSSALMKSIHNAREAAGQGLLEMTDEHFKDKRVNFRAIAALLVGGIYYIVLHIQSNGGQFCDLDISSQSAQTEVMRAIDQIVGWAFEKA
- a CDS encoding helix-turn-helix domain-containing protein gives rise to the protein MDTTTQERAKMSAMVPNRNQILTLGDLVEFKEDMLQEVKRIMKECVSGAPGKKWLKSAEVKKLLGISHGFLQSLRDSGVLPFTKIGGSIYYDYEDITFMMSANKSA
- a CDS encoding ParA family protein, which translates into the protein MAKIITIAHQKGGVGKSTLAINLALCFQDQLSVALVDTDLQGSLYQMRADFPDLAIIGADQFTDIQKLAYDLVIVDTPPYLSNRLPELFRHSDFILVPTKAGFFDVMAIRSTIALISEAIAATPGVRAGIVLNMIKPRSGITQDVCGLLESMDVQLLKTVIHDRVSIARSTMTSGILQSSDRKAKAEITALAEEVVELISA
- a CDS encoding plasmid mobilization protein gives rise to the protein MDKQEDKRIRWKNLRFKPEEYQLLETRFKKTRFRKLSEYMRSVLLEKPVTVNYRDKAMDEVLEELVLLRRELNAIGNNLNQAVYQINAAHGNADGRLWAGLLHTIHSQVEPAINQIKERMNQYADLWSQKLKAVKA
- a CDS encoding relaxase/mobilization nuclease domain-containing protein, which encodes MVAKIKSGKSLMGALNYNENKVKQHKAELIDAAGYIKDPADLSFYDKLLRLTDLAERNERTKTNTVHISLNFANGEALPAGKLQAIARDYMQGIGFENQPYLVYRHMDAGHPHCHIVTTNIKSDGHRISLHYLGQNESEKTRRAIEVKYELIRAEEQAKPKPDLKADVSAAEYGKTETKRTITNILAYVLRAYKFTSVPELNAVLGQYNIQAGRGSKDSRMYAHAGLVYWILDKQGNKIGVPVKASTIYGKPTLKTLEEKFRLNAQLRKPFKDDLIKILATTLTKPLIQRDFQKALREQGVQCILRKNEEGRIYGVTFIDQKNKAVFNGSDLGKAYSANQLSALLLPDSVKPKFPYQHEAQQSNESSQTSAGDELIDVLFAAEREDLAALNKFKRKKRKGLNL
- the mobC gene encoding conjugal transfer protein MobC; translation: MQTGENEQALRKIIDFTRLLSIAILIIHFYLSCYSAFQELKLTHKVVDHILVPLSKMAVFKTAFIAKASALLLLIVSLVGSKGKRDEKIRPKTIVTYCLTGLLIYFFSSYLLRWPWLYIGATAFGYLLFMTGGGLLFRMLKVKLGGDIFNKENETFPQEERLLENEYSINLPAKYKLKSKERDSWINIINPFRGTLVGGSPGAGKSYFVIRHLITQHIKKGFSMLIYDFKYDDLSRIAYNALRQHGGRSFYVINFENIMHRSNPLEPDTMLDITDAIESSRTVMLGLNREWIKKQGDFFVESPINFVTALMWFLKKYQGGKYCTLPHVIELSLVEYKHLFGVLQSQPEIEVLINPFISAWKNEAYEQLEGQIASAKISLARLSSPQLYYVLSGNDFSLDINNPDDPKIVCLANNPQKSQVYGAVLSLYINRINKLVNRKNQQKCSLIFDEFPTIYFNGIDNLIATARSNKVAVTLAVQDYSQLKKDYGREQAEVIMNIVGNIVCGQVTGDTAKQLSERFGKINQVKESISINATDTSVSRSTQLDYAIPASKIAGLSSGEFVGMVADDPTNKIDLKAFHCQIQNDHEAISLEERTYRAIPDARKISNTEIQMNYQRIKGDIKELVEQLANMHS